One genomic segment of [Phormidium] sp. ETS-05 includes these proteins:
- a CDS encoding YdcF family protein gives MAIRPYYERNQEGFMVTKEMGRLKSRRPRRRGLARNPSFWVGLLTAMVVIVGLIPLRLAIGFYLAPVPEAIFVLDGHPGRIQFAAQLWQSHPHMDIWVSGVGSDTRYRQMLASAGIPENQIFYDLCATDTVTNFTCPVGELRRRGLHHLYLITSDYHMVRARSIATIVFGSRGIVVTPLTVPSRGMPPESRSRVLRDCFRSVLWLFTGRTGASLNPKLPNSD, from the coding sequence ATGGCCATTCGCCCCTACTACGAACGCAATCAAGAGGGCTTTATGGTGACAAAGGAGATGGGGAGATTAAAAAGTCGCAGACCACGGAGACGAGGATTGGCTCGAAACCCCAGTTTTTGGGTGGGTTTGCTCACAGCAATGGTGGTCATTGTGGGTTTGATTCCCCTGCGTCTGGCGATCGGTTTCTATTTGGCGCCGGTGCCCGAGGCGATTTTCGTTTTGGATGGGCATCCGGGGAGAATCCAGTTTGCGGCCCAGTTGTGGCAAAGTCATCCCCATATGGATATCTGGGTTTCCGGTGTCGGTAGCGATACTCGTTATCGCCAGATGCTCGCCTCAGCGGGGATTCCAGAAAATCAAATCTTCTATGATCTATGTGCCACGGATACGGTGACTAATTTTACTTGTCCGGTGGGGGAGTTGCGCCGCCGGGGATTGCACCATCTATATTTAATTACTTCTGACTATCACATGGTTAGAGCCCGAAGCATTGCTACGATCGTCTTTGGCAGTCGGGGGATTGTGGTGACACCTCTCACGGTGCCATCTCGGGGGATGCCGCCGGAATCTCGATCGCGGGTGCTGCGCGACTGTTTCCGATCAGTCTTGTGGCTGTTTACGGGACGGACGGGAGCCAGTCTTAACCCTAAGTTGCCCAATTCTGACTAA
- the bioF gene encoding 8-amino-7-oxononanoate synthase produces METNPYAWVERSLETIRRAGWYREPEAIEGSPGAVVSKDGREMLNFASNDYLGLAGDPRLMAAATHAIRTFGTGATGSRLLSGHRILHQELETAIAQLKQTEAALVFSSGYLANIGTIAAIVGKRDLILADQYNHSSLKNGAIMSSAHVSEYIHNNITDVKQQLQEHRHHYRRCLIVTDSVFSMDGDICQLPELLELADKYNCMVLVDEAHATGVFGATGAGCVEHYGCTGKPLIQIGTLSKALGSLGGYVAGSQAVIDFLRNRAPSWIYTTGLSPADTGAALAAVRIIQGEPERRDRLWQNVAHIKSLLMENLPEDFPLLPSSSPIICVQVPSIEILQTVKQQLLAAGIFVAAVRPPTVPTCRLRLTVMATHTRAQCEFVTGHLSLVTCTGDSRIAPTHLSLDQ; encoded by the coding sequence ATAGAAACAAACCCATACGCTTGGGTAGAGCGATCGTTAGAAACAATTCGCCGCGCCGGTTGGTATCGAGAACCGGAAGCTATAGAAGGGTCTCCCGGAGCAGTAGTGAGCAAAGATGGGCGAGAAATGCTCAATTTTGCCAGCAACGACTATCTGGGATTAGCGGGGGACCCGCGCCTAATGGCAGCCGCCACCCACGCTATTCGGACTTTTGGCACCGGCGCCACCGGTTCCCGCCTTCTCTCTGGACACCGTATTTTACATCAAGAGCTAGAAACTGCCATTGCGCAACTCAAGCAAACCGAAGCTGCTCTCGTCTTCAGTTCCGGCTACTTAGCCAATATTGGCACGATTGCCGCGATCGTCGGCAAGCGGGACCTCATCTTAGCTGACCAATATAATCACTCCAGTCTCAAAAATGGCGCGATTATGAGTAGCGCTCATGTAAGTGAATATATTCACAATAACATTACAGATGTGAAACAACAGCTTCAAGAACACCGCCACCACTATCGTCGCTGTCTGATTGTCACCGATAGCGTCTTTAGCATGGATGGCGATATTTGTCAACTGCCAGAATTACTAGAACTAGCAGACAAATATAACTGCATGGTGTTAGTGGATGAAGCCCACGCTACCGGGGTTTTTGGGGCTACGGGAGCTGGTTGTGTGGAGCATTACGGCTGTACGGGCAAACCCTTGATTCAAATCGGGACTTTGAGCAAGGCTTTAGGCAGTTTGGGGGGTTATGTCGCCGGGAGCCAAGCAGTAATTGACTTTTTGCGCAATCGTGCCCCAAGCTGGATTTACACTACCGGACTCTCTCCAGCAGACACAGGGGCAGCTTTGGCGGCAGTCAGAATTATCCAAGGGGAACCGGAAAGGCGCGATCGGCTATGGCAAAACGTCGCTCACATCAAATCACTGTTGATGGAAAACCTGCCAGAGGATTTCCCACTATTACCCAGTTCATCACCCATCATATGTGTGCAAGTGCCTTCAATTGAAATCCTCCAAACAGTAAAACAGCAACTCCTCGCCGCTGGAATCTTTGTGGCTGCTGTGCGCCCTCCCACGGTCCCCACTTGCCGCCTGCGCCTAACAGTGATGGCAACTCATACTCGGGCTCAATGTGAATTTGTCACTGGTCATTTGTCCCTTGTCACTTGTACGGGCGATTCGCGAATCGCCCCTACTCACTTGTCACTTGACCAATAA
- a CDS encoding GAF domain-containing protein, whose amino-acid sequence MLNAFFLVPRITHILALSKILPGNQIQDPQKRSALLQKVIEQIWNSRELHIILQTAVMEIASILELKKCSFLWYFQHTKQVQVVCQSDDGGADGSEIGYYPLEKFGGVATAIAEGKLLVKCDSTSSPNVLGTIANILQQLRSQSPTEDTREAPATETTLGNTLNLLVPVKGQEGWLGFIACASEKERGWSAAEVEFVQLIAQQLEIAIRQAQLYEKVKKQAQRERLLNQIVRQTRSSFDLETILTGAIEQLLQALEIDRCIVHLVEEQDKNEALCRDTKSEIDFRRSHLLEVCRPPYTPSIDDFDTHGPITEWTIAHRRPVVIPDVTKDPRIGEENQEYQKAAIKSSMVMPVAANGKLHAILYMNQCSQRRSWSKNDRELAAAVADQLAISIQQAGLYAQTRASMEREALLRLIGDRLSRTLDLETILQTIIREVLKLLHADRAAIYQFATGGEGKVVVEELASGKGDSWLPKLPPNSPGNRLAEETPLPGSCPPKLSDCHCFGKDCWDYTELYQQGWVRAIDNVCEADFAEEKLACWQQLQITASLHVPILISSNLWGLLLVQECSGPRQWRQTEIDLLQQLALQLSMAIHQAELYDKARTAAEVAERKAQELEIALHQLSSTQSQLIQSEKMSSLGQMVAGIAHEINNPVNFIYGNISHVDGYTHDLLKLVELYQKHHPAVAPEIEACKEDIDLEFLREDLPKILASMKIGTDRIREIVLSLKNFSRLDQADMKPADIHSGIDSTLLILQNRLNPKSKGEMIKRSRSPKVNCDTPEIEIIKEYGDIPRTECYPGQLNQVFMNILANAIDALETHSEESMAAGIFFQPQITIRTSVVLRTSSLSRFQGIQDGYTSNGKTETANEEEFICISITDNGPGIKPEDKSRLFDPFYTTKPVGKGTGLGLSISYQIVVERHGGSLQCISELGQGAEFRIEIPLRRGATHNQERQLVEARFN is encoded by the coding sequence ATGTTAAATGCGTTTTTCCTAGTGCCGCGTATCACTCATATTTTGGCTTTGAGCAAGATATTGCCAGGAAACCAAATTCAAGACCCGCAAAAGCGCAGCGCCTTGCTGCAAAAGGTAATTGAGCAAATCTGGAATTCCCGCGAGCTTCATATTATCCTGCAAACGGCAGTTATGGAGATTGCCAGCATTCTGGAGTTAAAAAAGTGCAGTTTTCTCTGGTATTTTCAGCATACGAAACAGGTGCAGGTAGTATGCCAGAGTGATGATGGCGGAGCGGATGGATCGGAGATAGGATATTACCCCCTGGAGAAGTTTGGGGGGGTAGCGACGGCGATCGCGGAGGGGAAACTGCTGGTAAAATGCGATTCCACGTCCAGTCCGAATGTGCTGGGAACGATCGCCAACATCTTGCAGCAGTTGCGCAGCCAATCGCCCACGGAAGACACCAGGGAAGCTCCTGCTACGGAGACAACGTTGGGAAATACTCTGAATCTGTTAGTGCCAGTGAAAGGGCAAGAGGGGTGGTTGGGATTTATCGCCTGTGCTAGTGAAAAAGAACGCGGGTGGTCAGCGGCGGAGGTGGAGTTTGTGCAGTTGATTGCCCAACAGCTAGAAATAGCGATTCGCCAAGCCCAGTTATATGAGAAAGTAAAGAAACAGGCGCAGCGAGAGCGATTACTGAATCAAATCGTGCGGCAAACGCGCTCCTCGTTTGATTTGGAAACGATTTTGACCGGGGCGATCGAGCAGCTACTGCAAGCCTTGGAAATCGACCGGTGTATCGTGCATTTGGTAGAAGAGCAAGATAAAAACGAGGCTTTGTGCCGGGATACTAAGAGTGAAATTGATTTTCGCCGCTCTCACTTATTAGAAGTTTGCCGCCCTCCCTATACCCCATCCATCGATGACTTCGATACTCACGGACCGATTACAGAGTGGACGATCGCCCACCGGCGTCCCGTGGTGATTCCCGATGTCACCAAAGACCCCCGCATCGGTGAGGAAAATCAGGAGTATCAAAAAGCGGCGATTAAATCTTCGATGGTGATGCCAGTGGCAGCCAATGGCAAACTGCACGCCATTCTTTATATGAATCAGTGTTCTCAAAGGCGCAGTTGGTCGAAAAACGATCGAGAATTAGCCGCTGCAGTGGCAGATCAGCTCGCAATTTCTATTCAGCAAGCCGGTTTATATGCCCAAACTCGTGCTTCAATGGAGCGAGAGGCGCTGCTGCGTCTGATTGGCGATCGCTTAAGCCGCACCCTAGACTTGGAAACAATCCTCCAAACTATCATCCGGGAGGTGCTAAAATTACTCCACGCCGATCGAGCCGCTATCTACCAGTTCGCCACAGGGGGAGAAGGCAAGGTAGTAGTAGAAGAGTTGGCATCAGGCAAGGGGGATTCATGGCTGCCAAAGCTACCCCCCAACTCCCCCGGCAACAGGTTGGCAGAGGAAACGCCACTTCCAGGCTCTTGCCCCCCAAAACTTTCAGATTGTCATTGTTTTGGTAAAGATTGCTGGGATTACACCGAATTATACCAGCAAGGTTGGGTGAGGGCGATCGACAACGTATGCGAGGCAGATTTTGCCGAAGAAAAGCTGGCTTGTTGGCAGCAGTTGCAAATTACCGCCAGCCTTCACGTACCGATTTTAATTAGCTCTAATCTCTGGGGACTGCTACTGGTGCAGGAATGTTCGGGGCCACGACAATGGCGGCAGACAGAAATCGACCTGCTGCAACAGTTAGCCTTGCAGCTATCGATGGCCATTCACCAAGCAGAACTCTACGATAAAGCTCGCACCGCCGCCGAAGTAGCCGAAAGAAAAGCCCAAGAATTAGAGATTGCTTTGCACCAGCTCTCTTCTACCCAAAGCCAGCTAATTCAGAGTGAAAAGATGTCCAGTCTTGGGCAAATGGTAGCGGGCATCGCTCACGAAATCAACAACCCGGTCAACTTCATTTATGGCAACATTTCTCATGTAGATGGCTACACCCACGACTTGCTGAAATTAGTAGAGCTTTACCAAAAACACCATCCCGCAGTAGCACCAGAAATCGAAGCCTGTAAAGAAGATATCGACCTAGAATTTTTGCGCGAAGACCTGCCCAAGATTCTCGCATCGATGAAAATTGGCACAGACAGGATTAGAGAAATCGTCTTGTCCCTGAAGAACTTCTCGCGCCTAGACCAGGCGGATATGAAACCCGCCGATATTCATTCCGGGATTGATAGCACCTTATTAATCTTGCAAAATCGTCTCAACCCCAAATCTAAAGGTGAGATGATTAAGCGCAGTCGCTCCCCCAAGGTGAATTGCGATACCCCGGAAATCGAAATTATCAAAGAATACGGCGACATCCCCCGCACCGAGTGCTATCCGGGACAGCTCAATCAGGTGTTTATGAATATTTTGGCTAATGCGATTGATGCCCTAGAAACCCACTCGGAAGAAAGTATGGCCGCCGGGATTTTCTTTCAACCCCAAATTACGATTCGCACTTCAGTGGTGCTACGCACATCATCTCTATCTCGCTTCCAGGGGATCCAAGATGGCTATACGAGTAATGGCAAGACTGAAACTGCCAATGAGGAGGAATTTATCTGCATTAGCATTACTGATAACGGACCAGGAATCAAACCAGAAGATAAATCTCGCCTTTTTGACCCTTTTTACACCACCAAGCCGGTTGGTAAAGGCACCGGTTTGGGGTTATCCATCAGTTATCAGATTGTGGTAGAAAGACATGGCGGTTCGCTGCAGTGCATCTCTGAGTTGGGACAAGGGGCGGAATTTCGGATTGAAATCCCTCTCCGGCGTGGAGCAACCCACAACCAGGAACGGCAATTGGTAGAAGCTAGATTTAATTAG
- a CDS encoding S-layer homology domain-containing protein gives MTNDILKFCLLLCLSGCANTNLGETLQRSVAPDPKLGPGEGETRRPPDQGTSLPVSPSPRLPVSEGALPRLPEDFPATIPVYGNAKLLAVESATQGKTQTRWQTTDPLERVRDFYQTRLKENNWEILPPATGTSQPELKAKLGELAVIVSFASPDAFAIEYQGTQTVPPSPSASPEPLNGAPSPASTLSTGVPETALEKVPPQLHQYIQDLAKLGIFTLDETGVKGKDGVAKPLSENITRREYARWLLETNNLLYAKEPGNQIRVATTGQQPAFQDVPAKDPDFAIIQGLAEAGIISSNLTGDSTTVSFRPDEPLTREDMLLWKVPLDLRKPPPPATLQAIQETWGFQDVAKVDPKSLRSLLADFQSGDLSNIRRSFGYTTLFQPKKPVSRAEAAASLWYFGVINQGISAAAALELQQSPTP, from the coding sequence ATGACAAACGACATCTTAAAATTTTGCCTGCTTCTATGTCTGAGCGGCTGTGCTAACACCAATTTAGGTGAAACGCTCCAGCGTTCTGTAGCGCCAGACCCCAAGCTCGGACCAGGGGAAGGGGAGACCAGGAGGCCACCGGACCAGGGGACAAGTCTCCCCGTCTCCCCGTCTCCCCGTCTCCCCGTCTCAGAAGGAGCCTTACCTCGGTTGCCAGAAGATTTCCCGGCGACAATTCCCGTGTATGGCAATGCCAAATTGTTGGCGGTGGAGTCAGCAACACAGGGAAAAACTCAAACGCGGTGGCAAACTACGGACCCGTTGGAGAGGGTGCGGGATTTTTATCAAACTAGGCTGAAGGAGAATAATTGGGAGATTTTACCCCCAGCCACAGGCACCAGCCAACCAGAATTAAAAGCCAAGTTGGGGGAATTGGCGGTAATAGTGTCATTTGCCAGCCCAGACGCATTCGCGATCGAATACCAAGGCACTCAGACAGTCCCCCCATCTCCGTCCGCTTCTCCTGAACCTCTAAACGGGGCACCATCACCCGCATCAACTCTGTCAACAGGAGTACCGGAAACCGCACTGGAAAAAGTCCCACCCCAGCTCCATCAATACATCCAAGATTTAGCCAAATTGGGAATTTTTACCCTGGACGAGACTGGTGTCAAAGGCAAAGATGGGGTAGCCAAACCGTTATCTGAGAATATCACCCGCAGGGAATATGCCCGATGGCTTTTGGAAACCAATAATCTGCTCTATGCCAAGGAACCGGGTAATCAAATTCGGGTCGCTACTACAGGACAACAACCAGCTTTTCAAGATGTGCCCGCAAAAGACCCAGATTTTGCCATCATTCAAGGTTTGGCAGAAGCCGGAATTATCAGTAGTAACCTCACCGGAGACAGCACTACAGTTTCCTTCCGCCCCGATGAACCACTGACGCGGGAAGATATGCTGTTGTGGAAAGTGCCCCTAGACTTGCGCAAACCGCCGCCGCCAGCAACGTTACAGGCAATTCAGGAAACTTGGGGTTTCCAGGATGTGGCGAAAGTTGACCCCAAGTCTCTACGATCGCTCTTAGCCGATTTCCAAAGTGGCGATTTGTCTAATATCCGCCGTAGTTTCGGCTATACCACTCTGTTTCAACCGAAGAAACCGGTTAGCCGTGCAGAGGCGGCAGCATCTTTGTGGTACTTCGGAGTAATTAATCAAGGGATATCGGCTGCAGCAGCTCTGGAATTGCAGCAAAGTCCGACACCGTAG
- a CDS encoding cobyrinate a,c-diamide synthase: protein MALTIAAERSSAGKTTVTLAILAYLSRRGATVQSFKVGPDYIDPMFHQYVTKRPCRNLDPVLTSPEYVKRCFATHCQSADYALVEGVMGLFDGVGGSRGALEQGSKGAREQGTGGRGDWGTGGLLDQGSRGPFGTRGLLDQGTRSHPVSGSPRLRVTPSPSHPVSGSPPPEVTPSFRLPFASTAWVAKTLEIPVLLVIDCSKLSGSVAAIAHGYRSLDPTITIAGVVLNRVGSDRHLELLQDALEPLNIPILGILRRDATITIGDRHLGLIPTGEIPDLDKTLDRLAQIGSESFDWERLEPLLHPGRFQKPGFLEKSRFITRNLSKNPVSLGLLREISAETQFLGLRIAVARDLAFNFYYQDNLDTLEELGAEIIYWSPINDPELPPNIHGMYFGGGFPEVFARQLSGNTTARAAVQSAIIAGIPTIAECGGLMYLCQSLIDFEGLSWPMVGVINANAVMGQRLTLGYRRATAIVDSPLLTAGTTVWGHEFHRSTVVSTSDSRITPTSPSPLFTACSLSPESEPFAEGWHQPGNLHAGYIHLHWGSRPEIPARFLQSCLSNLREVRG, encoded by the coding sequence ATGGCTTTAACGATCGCAGCGGAACGCAGCAGCGCAGGCAAAACTACGGTGACATTGGCGATATTAGCTTATCTGAGCCGTCGGGGAGCAACCGTGCAATCCTTTAAAGTCGGTCCCGACTATATCGACCCCATGTTTCACCAATATGTGACTAAACGCCCCTGTCGCAATTTAGACCCGGTGCTGACTTCCCCAGAATACGTCAAAAGATGCTTCGCTACGCACTGCCAAAGTGCTGACTATGCTCTGGTGGAAGGAGTAATGGGTTTGTTTGATGGGGTGGGGGGGAGCAGGGGAGCTCTTGAGCAGGGGAGCAAGGGAGCAAGGGAGCAGGGGACGGGGGGACGGGGGGACTGGGGGACTGGGGGACTTCTGGACCAGGGGAGCAGGGGACCTTTTGGGACCAGGGGACTTCTGGACCAGGGGACCAGGAGTCACCCCGTCTCCGGGTCACCCCGTCTCCGGGTCACCCCGTCTCCCAGTCACCCCGTCTCCGGGTCCCCCCCTCCAGAAGTCACCCCGTCATTTCGTCTCCCCTTTGCCAGTACCGCTTGGGTGGCGAAAACTCTGGAAATACCGGTTTTGCTGGTAATTGACTGTAGCAAATTATCCGGGTCGGTAGCAGCGATCGCGCATGGTTATCGCTCCTTAGACCCCACCATCACGATCGCCGGAGTGGTCCTCAACCGCGTTGGGAGCGATCGACACCTGGAACTCCTCCAAGACGCCTTAGAACCCCTCAACATCCCCATCCTCGGTATTTTGCGGCGAGACGCCACTATTACCATAGGCGATCGACACCTGGGTTTAATCCCCACCGGCGAAATCCCCGATTTAGACAAAACCCTTGACAGATTAGCCCAAATAGGCAGCGAGAGTTTTGATTGGGAACGCCTCGAACCATTACTGCACCCCGGGAGGTTTCAGAAACCGGGTTTTTTGGAAAAATCTCGGTTTATTACGAGAAATCTCTCCAAAAACCCGGTTTCTTTAGGTTTATTACGAGAAATCTCTGCAGAAACCCAGTTTTTGGGATTGAGAATCGCCGTTGCCAGAGATTTAGCTTTCAACTTCTACTATCAAGATAACCTGGACACCCTAGAGGAATTGGGGGCAGAAATCATCTATTGGAGTCCCATTAACGACCCCGAATTACCCCCAAATATCCACGGGATGTATTTTGGCGGCGGTTTCCCGGAAGTATTCGCCCGCCAACTCAGTGGCAATACCACCGCTCGCGCTGCAGTCCAATCTGCCATCATCGCCGGAATACCGACGATCGCCGAATGCGGCGGTTTAATGTACTTATGCCAGTCGCTAATCGACTTTGAGGGGTTATCTTGGCCGATGGTAGGAGTAATTAACGCCAATGCAGTGATGGGTCAGCGTCTCACTCTCGGTTATCGTCGCGCCACTGCAATAGTTGATAGTCCCCTATTAACCGCCGGAACCACTGTTTGGGGTCACGAATTCCACCGCTCCACAGTGGTTAGTACGAGTGATTCGCGAATCACCCCGACAAGCCCATCCCCCCTGTTTACCGCTTGTTCATTATCTCCAGAGAGCGAACCTTTTGCCGAAGGTTGGCACCAACCAGGGAACCTTCACGCCGGATACATCCACCTGCACTGGGGCTCGCGTCCAGAAATTCCCGCCCGGTTTTTGCAATCTTGTTTGAGCAACCTCCGGGAGGTGAGGGGGTGA
- a CDS encoding heme oxygenase (biliverdin-producing), producing MSSNLATKLREGTKKSHTMAENVGFVKCFLKGVVEKESYRKLVANLYFVYGAMEEEMEKHKHHPILQHIYYPQLNRKASLEEDLAYYFGPNWRDQVAPSSAGSAYVERIRQLSATEPELLVAHSYTRYLGDLSGGQILKGIAQKAMGLSDGVGTSFYEFQDISDEKEFKNTYREAMNNLPIDDATAERIVDEANAAFGMNMKMFNELEGNLIKAIGQMLFNTLTRRRTRGATELAVQAPNS from the coding sequence ATGAGCAGTAATCTAGCGACCAAATTGCGTGAGGGCACGAAAAAGTCCCACACTATGGCAGAAAACGTCGGTTTTGTCAAGTGCTTTTTAAAAGGAGTGGTAGAAAAAGAGTCTTACCGCAAGTTAGTCGCAAACCTCTACTTCGTCTATGGGGCGATGGAGGAAGAGATGGAGAAGCACAAGCATCACCCGATTCTCCAGCACATCTACTATCCCCAACTGAACCGCAAGGCCAGCTTAGAGGAAGATTTAGCTTACTACTTCGGTCCCAACTGGCGGGACCAAGTGGCGCCCTCATCCGCTGGTAGCGCTTACGTAGAGCGGATCCGGCAACTGTCTGCTACAGAGCCAGAATTGCTGGTAGCCCACTCCTACACTCGCTATCTCGGAGACCTCTCCGGCGGTCAGATTCTCAAAGGAATTGCCCAAAAGGCAATGGGCCTTTCCGACGGCGTGGGGACTTCTTTCTATGAATTCCAGGACATCTCCGACGAAAAGGAGTTCAAGAACACTTATCGGGAAGCGATGAACAATCTGCCGATCGATGACGCCACAGCAGAGCGGATCGTAGATGAGGCAAATGCTGCCTTTGGCATGAACATGAAAATGTTTAACGAATTAGAGGGCAACCTGATTAAGGCGATCGGCCAGATGCTGTTCAATACCCTAACCAGGCGGCGCACTCGTGGCGCCACCGAATTGGCGGTACAAGCTCCCAACAGCTAA
- a CDS encoding M42 family metallopeptidase, with the protein MNLIDKDRLFTTIEELVLHHSPSGVEGEIDGLLLHRFAAAGVEVWQDEAGNVIAKIPGRDGSRSVAITAHKDEIGAVVKSINTDGRVSIRKLGGSFPWVYGEGAVDLLGDQQTITGILSFGSRHVSHESPQRAFQDDAPLKWENTWVETKCSFSDLEAAGIRPGTRVVVGKHRKRPLRLKDYIASYTLDNKASVAILLWLAETVRQPAVDVFLVASAKEEVGAIGALYFTQRQRLDALVALEICPLAREYPIVDGPAPVLLSQDAYGLYDEGLNSRLREAAKVAGVPVQLAAIDGFGSDASIAMKFGHVARGACLSFPTQNTHGYEVAHLGAIANCITLLESFCQNHP; encoded by the coding sequence ATGAATCTAATCGATAAGGACCGTCTGTTTACCACGATCGAGGAGCTGGTTTTGCACCATTCACCTTCGGGGGTGGAGGGGGAAATTGATGGGTTGTTGCTTCACCGCTTCGCCGCTGCTGGGGTGGAGGTTTGGCAGGATGAAGCTGGTAATGTCATTGCCAAAATTCCCGGGCGGGATGGTAGTCGATCGGTGGCAATTACGGCCCACAAAGATGAAATTGGGGCGGTGGTCAAAAGTATCAATACAGATGGCCGGGTCAGCATCCGCAAGCTGGGGGGCTCGTTTCCTTGGGTTTATGGGGAAGGGGCGGTGGATTTGTTGGGGGACCAACAAACCATCACCGGTATCCTTAGCTTTGGGTCCCGTCATGTGTCCCACGAGTCTCCCCAACGCGCTTTTCAGGATGATGCGCCTTTGAAGTGGGAAAATACTTGGGTAGAGACTAAATGCAGTTTTAGTGATTTGGAAGCGGCGGGGATACGACCGGGCACCCGCGTGGTGGTGGGCAAACACCGGAAGCGCCCTTTGCGCCTAAAAGATTATATTGCTAGCTACACTCTGGATAATAAGGCGTCGGTGGCGATTTTGCTGTGGCTGGCGGAAACTGTGCGGCAGCCTGCGGTGGATGTGTTTTTGGTGGCTTCGGCTAAGGAGGAGGTGGGGGCGATCGGAGCGCTGTACTTTACCCAACGTCAGCGGTTGGATGCCCTAGTGGCTTTGGAAATTTGCCCTTTGGCACGGGAATATCCGATCGTTGATGGTCCGGCCCCGGTGTTGCTGTCTCAGGATGCTTATGGTTTGTATGATGAGGGGTTAAATTCTCGTCTGCGGGAGGCAGCAAAGGTGGCTGGGGTGCCAGTGCAGTTGGCGGCGATCGATGGTTTTGGCAGCGATGCTTCAATTGCCATGAAATTCGGCCATGTGGCTCGTGGAGCTTGTTTGAGTTTCCCTACCCAAAATACTCACGGCTATGAGGTGGCCCATCTCGGGGCGATCGCCAACTGCATCACCCTGTTAGAATCTTTCTGTCAAAATCATCCCTGA